The region CTGTCGAGTCTCCGGAAACCCCAAGTCCCCCACAACGAAATTGGCCCGGGACCAAGGCCGCACCCTCAGCGGGAAAGGGGTGCGTGGTTCTCCGGCACTTTAAGTTAGGGGAGAGGGCGAAAGAAGACggattccccccaccccaagacacacacacacacatttttcaccAGAGGCAAAGAAGGGAGTGTTAGCACCAGACCCGGAGAGTCGCTGTCTTGGAACACAACGAAAATACGAAAATCAAAGTGCGGCGCTGAAATGCGCCCCAGGCACCCGGCTCGGCTCCAGCCGGTCCGAAGTGAAGAAACGATGAAAGTACAGAAGCGTTTGGTTTCCAGGCAGGAGGGGGCTTTGAAACTAGAAACGGGATTGCCGCCGAATCCTGGTTTCTGGGATGCGCAGCCCCGGAAAGGGCAGAGTAGGGGGTTGAGGCGGGACGCCATAGCGCTCCACGCCAGGGACGTCTGCTGGGGGTCCCGGGCTGACCGCGAGCCACAGCATGACCATCAGATATTTCCAACGTCTTCTTCTATTTCCTTCGGCTTCCGGGCCCACAGTGAAGTGGGCTCCGGGGCGGGATTGCGCAGATAATTGGAATGGGAATGGAGAGGCTTGGAGTTCGCCTCACGGTCAGCGGATGGTGTCTCACACAGGGCGGGaggagcgggggggggggggggggggggggggaactgtGCTTGCATGGAGGGGAATTCAGCCCACAGGGACAACGACCGTCGTGGGTGGGACTGGTGGAATCGTCCCACTCCCCACTGGACGCTCCCAGTAGTCAGGGTAAGGAGGTGGAGGAAGTGAAGGTGGGGTTGGGGCATAAATCCTAACAGCCCTACGCCTCTGCTCCCAGATACCCGAGGTCGGGGACGGTGATGGGCCGCCTGGTAGGCTGGGGGTTCAGCCCACCGTCTGCCTGTAGTTGCCATTAATCTCCTGGGCGATGTCGACCGCTTCGGCACCCAAGGGCAACCGGTCACTGTACTCGGAGCCCGCCTCGAACTCCTCTTGGTTGGCCTTGGACTGGGATTCCACCAGCGAGCAAGCCGCCAGGCTCTCCTCTCTCTGCAGGTCCCCACTGGGGTCCCCCTGCTCCGCATCTTCGTCAAGGCCCTCCCCGGGGGCCTCTTCTGGCTCCTCCCCGCCCGCCTCGCCACCTGCGGGGTAGCTTTTCTCGGACTCGAGGTAGGAGGCGCGCGGGTCGAAGTCGGCGGCGATGCGCTTCTCCATGGGGTCGGGGGCCTGCGGCCTCAGGATTAGGCGGTAGGGCTTGCCCGGGTGTTTGGCCAGCAGATGGCAGCAGGCGGCGCCCAGCAGGGGCACGGTGGCCAGCACCAGAAGGAACACGCTCACCGCCACGATCACCAGCAGCGAGGGCAGCTCTTTCTTGGTGGCGAACACCACTTGCACGTGGCAGGCCTCGCCTGCTAGCGCCAGGCACACGGAGTAGTTGGTGCCGGGCCGCAGGCCACGGAACCAGTAGGCGTTGACGCCCTCCTCTACACGCGACCACTGCACTGCTGCGCCGCCCCCCGCCGGGCACAGATAAAGCAGGCGCAGTGGCCGCCGCCCGGGTCGCCCTCCTCCCGAAGCGCCCCCGGGCCCCGGGCCCCAGCGAGCCGCCAAGGGCGTCAGCTGCACCCGCGCCTCCCGCTCCGCCACGTCCAGCGCGATGACGCCCAGCTCAAAAACGTGAGGCTTGAGCTCGGCGCTCTGGTTGAAGGCGTGGTTGGACACGTACCGCGAGAGGTCTCCTTGGCCACAGCGCTGCTCCTCCATTGGGTCGGCGGGGACCTGATTTTCCGCTTCTTCAccctcacctgcctcctcctccgcctcctcctgCTCCGGCCCCATCTCTGAATCCCCGAGGACGCTAACCCGGCCCACGCCTTGGCCTTTGATTTTGCCTTCGGGCTTGGACGTTAAGACGCTGTTGCCCCGGGTTTTAGCTGTGGACTTACGCTCAGAGGTTGGAGCCTGCCCATCAGGGTCTCCCCCTGCGCCAGGAGCGTGCTTTGGGGGGCCGGCAGCTGCCACTGCCACACGAACCGACGTGGAGTTGGCGCCCAGCTCGTTGTGGGCACGGCAGGTGTAGACGCCTGCCTCCTTGGCACTCAGGAAGGGCACCAACAGGGAGCCATTGGTGAGGGCCAGGAAGCGCTGGGTGGCTGGGGGAGCCGGCCAGGCATGTGCTGGAGTCAGGGTTGGGGCCTCTGTCTGCGTTGGCCcgtccccatctccttccccctccccgtCTTCCGCCCCGTCCCCGCCGTCCTCCCCGCTCAG is a window of Bos indicus isolate NIAB-ARS_2022 breed Sahiwal x Tharparkar chromosome 21, NIAB-ARS_B.indTharparkar_mat_pri_1.0, whole genome shotgun sequence DNA encoding:
- the ISLR2 gene encoding immunoglobulin superfamily containing leucine-rich repeat protein 2, producing the protein MVPLRALCLAWALLGAATACPEPCACVDKYAHQFADCAYKELREVPEGLPANVTTLSLSANKITVLRRGAFADVTQVTSLWLAHNEVRTVEPGSLAVLSQLKNLDLSHNLISSFPWSDLRNLSALQLLKMNHNRLGSLPRDALGALPDLRSLRINNNRLRTLAPGTFDALSALSHLQLYHNPFHCSCSLVWLQAWAASTRVSLPEPDSIACASPPELQGVPVHRLPALSCVPPSVHLSMEPPPEAPGSPLPSGLTLMVHCVAEGHPTPRLQWQLQIPGGTVVLAPQVLSGEDGGDGAEDGEGEGDGDGPTQTEAPTLTPAHAWPAPPATQRFLALTNGSLLVPFLSAKEAGVYTCRAHNELGANSTSVRVAVAAAGPPKHAPGAGGDPDGQAPTSERKSTAKTRGNSVLTSKPEGKIKGQGVGRVSVLGDSEMGPEQEEAEEEAGEGEEAENQVPADPMEEQRCGQGDLSRYVSNHAFNQSAELKPHVFELGVIALDVAEREARVQLTPLAARWGPGPGGASGGGRPGRRPLRLLYLCPAGGGAAVQWSRVEEGVNAYWFRGLRPGTNYSVCLALAGEACHVQVVFATKKELPSLLVIVAVSVFLLVLATVPLLGAACCHLLAKHPGKPYRLILRPQAPDPMEKRIAADFDPRASYLESEKSYPAGGEAGGEEPEEAPGEGLDEDAEQGDPSGDLQREESLAACSLVESQSKANQEEFEAGSEYSDRLPLGAEAVDIAQEINGNYRQTVG